A genome region from Variovorax paradoxus includes the following:
- a CDS encoding stereocilin yields MTTHPDLPTPVTPDLPVEPDEGPDTAPDEPTDPEPPPTAT; encoded by the coding sequence ATGACCACACATCCCGATCTGCCGACCCCGGTCACCCCGGACCTGCCCGTCGAACCCGACGAAGGTCCGGACACGGCGCCCGACGAGCCTACCGATCCCGAGCCGCCGCCCACAGCCACCTGA
- a CDS encoding NAD(P)/FAD-dependent oxidoreductase, with product MDEIDCAVIGGGVVGLAVGRALALAGREVLVLESEGAIGTGTSSRNSEVIHAGIYYPQGSLKAKLCVEGKHLLYDYAAERGVPHRRCGKFIVATSPEQAEQLEAIRAKAAANGVDDLELLTAQQAIALEPQLHCVAALNSPSTGIVDSHAFMLSLLGDLENAGGMLALKSPVSRAECTGGAIVLIAEDGTALRCRSVVNAAGLGAPALARHFEGLPASSVPEEYFAKGNYFTLSGRAPFGRLVYPVPEPGGLGVHLTIDLGDQAKFGPDVQWVESADDLVVDPRRGDAFYAEVRKYWPGLPDGALIAGYAGMRPKISGPGEPAADFMIDGPASHGVPGLVNLFGIESPGLTSSLAIGRHVAGLLAQA from the coding sequence ATGGACGAAATTGATTGCGCCGTCATCGGCGGTGGCGTGGTGGGGCTGGCGGTAGGGCGCGCTTTGGCGCTCGCCGGCCGTGAAGTGCTGGTTCTCGAGTCGGAAGGCGCCATCGGCACTGGGACGAGTTCGCGCAACAGCGAGGTCATTCACGCCGGCATCTACTACCCTCAGGGTTCGCTCAAGGCGAAGCTTTGCGTGGAGGGCAAGCACCTGCTGTACGACTATGCAGCAGAGCGCGGCGTGCCGCACAGGCGCTGTGGCAAGTTCATCGTGGCCACATCGCCCGAACAAGCCGAGCAGCTCGAAGCGATCCGTGCCAAGGCTGCGGCCAACGGCGTCGACGATCTCGAACTGCTTACCGCGCAACAGGCCATTGCGCTGGAGCCGCAGCTGCACTGCGTGGCCGCACTGAATTCGCCGAGCACCGGCATCGTCGACAGCCATGCATTCATGCTGAGCCTCCTCGGCGATCTCGAAAATGCAGGCGGAATGCTCGCTCTGAAATCGCCAGTCAGCCGCGCCGAATGCACGGGCGGCGCTATTGTGCTGATAGCGGAGGACGGTACGGCGCTGCGCTGCCGCAGCGTTGTCAATGCCGCAGGCCTGGGGGCGCCCGCCTTGGCGCGCCACTTCGAAGGGTTGCCCGCTTCATCGGTGCCGGAGGAGTACTTCGCCAAGGGCAACTACTTCACCCTGTCGGGGCGCGCGCCGTTCGGGCGCCTTGTCTACCCGGTCCCGGAACCCGGTGGTCTGGGCGTGCACCTGACCATCGATCTCGGCGACCAGGCCAAGTTCGGTCCCGATGTGCAATGGGTCGAGTCGGCCGACGACCTGGTTGTCGATCCGCGGCGCGGCGATGCCTTCTACGCCGAGGTGCGAAAGTACTGGCCGGGTTTGCCGGATGGCGCGCTGATCGCGGGCTATGCAGGCATGCGCCCGAAGATCTCCGGACCCGGCGAGCCGGCTGCCGACTTCATGATCGACGGACCCGCCTCTCACGGAGTGCCGGGACTCGTGAACCTGTTCGGCATCGAGTCGCCCGGACTGACGAGCAGCCTCGCCATCGGGCGCCACGTCGCCGGACTGCTGGCGCAGGCGTAG
- a CDS encoding glycine zipper domain-containing protein → MSASQNLEAAAEDIASDVRGVLASKDLDSVPHIKALRQRIDTKLAIARELASEKSKLAAKKAREAATSANAYAHDEPWQIAGAALAVGVLVGLLLGRR, encoded by the coding sequence ATGAGTGCATCCCAAAATCTTGAAGCAGCAGCCGAAGACATCGCGAGCGACGTGCGCGGCGTGCTGGCGAGCAAGGACCTGGATTCGGTTCCCCACATCAAGGCGCTGCGCCAGCGCATCGACACCAAGCTGGCCATTGCACGCGAACTCGCGTCGGAGAAGAGCAAGCTCGCCGCCAAGAAGGCGCGCGAGGCAGCCACCTCCGCCAACGCCTACGCCCACGACGAACCATGGCAGATTGCCGGTGCCGCACTGGCCGTCGGCGTGCTGGTGGGCCTGCTGCTTGGCCGCCGCTGA
- the dnaQ gene encoding DNA polymerase III subunit epsilon translates to MSRLIVLDTETTGLSAENGDRVIELGCVELFNRKLTGNDLHIYFNPERESHEDALKVHGLTTDFLRDKPKFATLANDVVEYLRGAELIIHNAAFDVGFLNKEFERAGLPPLRTFVSEVTDTLAMAKQVYPGKRNSLDALCDRFGVDRSNRTFHGAKLDAQLLADVYINLTRGQDALLIDVASTEPVQGTTVVAIDLSQFELPVIFAGEQELAAHDAVLTQLDKSSGGRTLFRQNSEKPVA, encoded by the coding sequence ATGAGTCGCCTGATCGTTCTCGATACCGAGACCACCGGCCTTTCCGCGGAGAACGGCGATCGGGTGATCGAGCTTGGCTGCGTCGAACTGTTCAACCGCAAGCTCACGGGCAACGACCTGCACATCTACTTCAACCCCGAGCGCGAGAGCCATGAAGACGCGCTCAAGGTGCACGGGCTCACCACCGACTTCCTGCGGGACAAGCCGAAGTTCGCTACCTTGGCCAACGACGTCGTCGAGTACCTGCGCGGGGCGGAGTTGATCATTCACAACGCGGCGTTCGACGTCGGATTCCTCAACAAGGAATTCGAGCGCGCGGGCCTGCCGCCATTGCGCACCTTCGTCAGCGAAGTGACCGACACGCTGGCCATGGCCAAGCAGGTCTACCCGGGCAAGCGCAATTCGCTCGATGCGCTGTGCGACCGCTTCGGTGTCGACCGCTCCAACCGGACCTTCCACGGCGCCAAGCTCGATGCGCAACTGCTGGCCGACGTCTACATCAACCTCACGCGTGGACAGGATGCGCTGTTGATCGACGTGGCGTCCACCGAACCCGTGCAGGGCACCACGGTGGTCGCCATCGACTTGAGCCAGTTCGAGCTGCCGGTGATCTTCGCGGGCGAGCAGGAACTGGCCGCGCACGATGCGGTTTTGACGCAGCTCGACAAATCAAGCGGTGGTCGCACGTTGTTTCGCCAAAACAGCGAAAAACCTGTGGCATAA
- the fdx gene encoding ISC system 2Fe-2S type ferredoxin has protein sequence MPTIKIYPHPEYCPQGAEITAPAGTSICEALLDHDINIEHACEMSCACTTCHVIVREGFNSLNEAEEGEEDLLDRAWGLEPQSRLSCQAILAQENVTVEIPKYSINHAKENH, from the coding sequence ATGCCCACGATCAAGATCTACCCGCATCCCGAGTACTGCCCGCAAGGCGCCGAAATCACCGCGCCCGCGGGCACCTCGATCTGCGAGGCGCTGCTCGACCACGACATCAACATCGAGCACGCCTGCGAGATGAGCTGCGCCTGCACCACCTGCCACGTCATCGTGCGGGAAGGCTTCAATTCGCTCAACGAAGCGGAAGAGGGCGAGGAAGACCTGCTCGATCGCGCCTGGGGTCTCGAGCCGCAGTCGCGCCTGAGTTGCCAGGCCATCCTGGCGCAGGAGAATGTGACGGTCGAGATTCCCAAGTATTCGATCAACCACGCCAAGGAAAACCACTGA
- a CDS encoding peptidoglycan recognition protein family protein, with protein MPTIDANGMLVDPKVIPRRSSGIEHGALPSVLAIVVHQTDSPTAESTLSGYQAGGNGAHFLIDKNGQIYQTASLFARCYHVGKLIKSKCLTVNKSSCDTAAMAKMLAMSWTRQINAIDAHERAKPYPDRYPVNDDSIGIELVGMHIDDDSYEAVTAAQNASLQWLIDALYAQFDLKSSDVYRHPAVSYKNPGEASSAVWK; from the coding sequence ATGCCCACCATCGACGCCAACGGGATGCTGGTCGACCCGAAGGTGATTCCCAGGCGGTCCTCGGGAATCGAGCACGGCGCCTTGCCCAGCGTGCTGGCCATCGTGGTCCACCAGACCGACTCGCCTACCGCCGAATCCACCCTCAGCGGTTATCAGGCAGGCGGCAACGGCGCTCACTTCCTGATCGACAAGAACGGGCAGATTTACCAGACGGCCAGCCTGTTCGCTCGTTGCTACCACGTGGGCAAGCTGATCAAGTCGAAATGCCTGACGGTGAACAAGAGCAGTTGCGACACGGCTGCGATGGCCAAGATGCTCGCCATGTCATGGACGCGCCAGATCAACGCCATAGACGCGCACGAGCGCGCGAAGCCTTACCCCGACCGCTATCCGGTCAACGACGATTCGATCGGCATCGAGCTTGTCGGCATGCACATCGACGATGACAGCTACGAGGCGGTGACGGCGGCCCAGAATGCGTCGCTTCAATGGCTGATAGATGCCCTTTATGCGCAGTTCGACCTGAAATCGAGCGACGTCTACCGGCATCCGGCCGTTTCCTACAAGAATCCCGGCGAAGCGAGTTCGGCGGTATGGAAGTGA